A region of Paenibacillus sp. 37 DNA encodes the following proteins:
- a CDS encoding RNA polymerase sigma factor, with amino-acid sequence MQQNGQKQLQNASLRRAEVTSTSKDYEKIELWDAVQHLEENLRTVILLHYLQDMPISQISDILEISKVAVKTRLHRARKKLKHSSQINQKKGVATS; translated from the coding sequence ATGCAACAAAATGGTCAAAAGCAGCTCCAGAACGCTTCCTTACGGAGAGCCGAAGTCACTTCCACTTCCAAGGATTATGAGAAAATCGAATTGTGGGATGCCGTTCAACATCTGGAGGAGAATCTACGGACTGTGATTCTGCTTCATTACCTACAGGACATGCCGATCAGCCAAATTTCCGACATTCTCGAAATTTCTAAGGTAGCCGTGAAGACCCGGCTGCATCGCGCCCGTAAAAAGCTAAAACATTCATCTCAAATCAATCAAAAAAAAGGAGTTGCGACATCGTGA